Proteins from a single region of Pseudomonas quebecensis:
- the ppsA gene encoding phosphoenolpyruvate synthase yields the protein MVEYVVSLDKLGVHDVEHVGGKNASLGEMISNLAGAGVSVPGGFATTAQAYRDFLELSGLNAQIHAALDALDVDDVNALARTGAQIRQWIMEAEFPEKLNEEIRAAFATLSAGNPDMAVAVRSSATAEDLPDASFAGQQETFLNIRGVENVIRAAKEVFASLFNDRAISYRVHQGFDHKLVALSAGVQRMVRSETGTAGVMFTLDTESGFRDVVFITGAYGLGETVVQGAVNPDEFYVHKGTLEAGRPAILRRNLGSKAIKMIYGDEAKAGRSVKTVEVDKAERARFCLTDAEVSELAKQAMIIEKHYKCPMDIEWAKDGDDGKLYIVQARPETVKSRTSANVMERYLLKETGTVLVEGRAIGQRIGAGKVRIIKDVSEMDKVQPGDVLVSDMTDPDWEPVMKRASAIVTNRGGRTCHAAIIARELGIPAVVGCGNATQLLKDGQGVTVSCAEGDTGFIFEGELGFDIKQNSIDAMPDLPFKIMMNVGNPDRAFDFAQLPNAGVGLARLEFIINRMIGVHPKALLNYDGLPLDIKESVDKRIAGYNDPVGFYVEKLVEGISTLAAAFYPKKVIVRLSDFKSNEYANLIGGKLYEPEEENPMLGFRGASRYISEAFRDCFELECRALKRVRNEMGLTNVEIMVPFVRTLGEASQVVDLLAENGLSRGENGLRVIMMCELPSNAILAEEFLEFFDGFSIGSNDLTQLTLGLDRDSGIIAHLFDERNPAVKKLLANAIQACNKAGKYIGICGQGPSDHPDLAKWLMEQGIESVSLNPDSVLETWFFLAEGQASA from the coding sequence TTGGTAGAGTACGTAGTTTCCCTCGATAAGCTCGGCGTCCATGATGTAGAGCATGTGGGGGGCAAGAACGCATCCCTCGGCGAGATGATCAGTAATCTTGCAGGCGCTGGTGTCTCGGTGCCGGGTGGTTTCGCCACCACGGCCCAGGCTTACCGCGATTTCCTCGAACTGAGCGGCCTCAATGCTCAGATCCACGCCGCGCTGGATGCCCTGGACGTCGACGACGTCAATGCCCTGGCCAGGACCGGTGCCCAGATCCGCCAGTGGATCATGGAAGCCGAGTTCCCCGAAAAGCTCAACGAAGAAATCCGCGCGGCGTTTGCCACCTTGTCGGCGGGCAACCCGGACATGGCCGTTGCCGTGCGCTCGTCGGCCACCGCCGAAGACCTGCCCGACGCTTCCTTCGCCGGCCAGCAGGAAACCTTCCTGAATATTCGCGGCGTGGAAAACGTGATCCGCGCGGCCAAGGAAGTGTTTGCCTCGCTGTTCAACGATCGCGCGATTTCCTACCGCGTGCACCAGGGTTTCGACCACAAACTGGTGGCCCTGTCTGCCGGCGTACAGCGCATGGTGCGTTCGGAAACCGGCACCGCCGGCGTGATGTTCACCCTCGATACCGAATCCGGCTTCCGTGACGTGGTGTTTATCACCGGCGCCTACGGCCTGGGCGAAACCGTCGTACAAGGCGCGGTCAACCCCGACGAATTCTACGTACACAAAGGCACCCTCGAAGCGGGTCGCCCGGCTATCCTGCGTCGCAACCTGGGCAGCAAGGCCATCAAGATGATTTACGGCGACGAGGCCAAGGCCGGTCGCTCGGTAAAAACCGTTGAAGTCGACAAGGCCGAGCGCGCGCGTTTCTGCCTGACCGACGCTGAAGTCAGCGAACTGGCCAAACAAGCGATGATCATCGAGAAGCACTACAAGTGCCCGATGGACATCGAGTGGGCCAAGGACGGTGACGACGGCAAGCTGTATATCGTGCAGGCGCGCCCGGAAACCGTGAAGAGCCGTACCTCCGCCAACGTCATGGAGCGTTACCTGCTCAAGGAAACCGGCACCGTGCTGGTGGAAGGTCGCGCCATCGGGCAGCGCATCGGTGCGGGCAAGGTGCGGATCATCAAGGACGTGTCCGAGATGGACAAGGTTCAGCCAGGCGACGTACTGGTTTCCGACATGACCGACCCGGACTGGGAACCGGTGATGAAACGCGCCAGTGCCATTGTCACCAACCGTGGCGGGCGTACCTGCCACGCGGCGATCATTGCCCGTGAGCTGGGGATTCCTGCGGTGGTAGGGTGCGGTAATGCCACGCAACTGCTTAAGGACGGCCAGGGCGTGACCGTTTCCTGTGCCGAAGGCGACACCGGTTTCATCTTCGAAGGCGAACTGGGCTTCGATATCAAGCAGAACTCCATCGACGCCATGCCGGACCTGCCGTTCAAGATCATGATGAACGTCGGCAACCCGGACCGCGCCTTTGACTTCGCGCAATTGCCGAACGCCGGTGTAGGCCTGGCTCGCCTGGAGTTCATCATCAACCGCATGATCGGCGTGCACCCCAAGGCGCTGCTGAACTACGACGGCCTGCCGCTGGATATCAAGGAAAGCGTCGACAAGCGCATCGCCGGCTACAACGACCCGGTTGGTTTCTACGTTGAGAAGCTGGTGGAAGGCATCAGCACCCTGGCGGCGGCGTTCTACCCGAAAAAAGTCATCGTGCGTCTGTCGGACTTCAAGTCCAACGAATACGCCAACCTGATCGGCGGCAAGCTCTACGAGCCGGAAGAAGAAAACCCGATGCTGGGCTTCCGGGGTGCCTCGCGCTACATCAGCGAAGCGTTCCGTGATTGCTTCGAGCTCGAATGCCGTGCCCTCAAGCGCGTGCGCAATGAGATGGGCCTGACCAACGTCGAGATCATGGTGCCGTTCGTCCGCACCCTGGGTGAAGCGAGCCAGGTGGTGGATCTGCTGGCCGAAAACGGTCTGTCCCGTGGTGAAAACGGGCTGCGCGTGATCATGATGTGCGAGCTGCCATCCAATGCGATCCTGGCCGAAGAGTTCCTGGAGTTCTTCGATGGTTTCTCCATTGGCTCCAACGACCTGACCCAGCTGACCCTGGGCCTGGATCGTGACTCCGGGATCATCGCGCACTTGTTCGACGAGCGTAACCCGGCGGTCAAGAAGTTGCTGGCCAATGCCATCCAGGCCTGCAATAAGGCCGGCAAGTATATCGGCATCTGCGGCCAGGGCCCTTCGGACCACCCTGACCTGGCCAAATGGCTGATGGAGCAAGGTATCGAAAGCGTTTCGCTGAACCCCGATTCGGTGCTGGAAACCTGGTTCTTCCTGGCGGAAGGCCAAGCGTCCGCCTGA
- a CDS encoding alpha/beta fold hydrolase has translation MQSSSNLFPVALISAERRGDLSEDVYRLKPGNSPDGTVELAVTRLGLADVPENRGTPVILLHGSFSNRRFWYSPKGIGLGAYLARRGFDVWIPEMRGHGLSKRNQAYACNRVADYARYDLPAIGAFVREQSAQIPHWIGHSLGGTTLAAALGGQYLGAPAVASVALFGCQVSRNYWPLKIPPVEWGGRFILKRMAEVSGARFKRGPEDEPVGVLIETMRWHGLFGRFGDAERDWWKGLADVDVPLLAVSAAGDHQDPDWACRKLFEQVGTEHRQYLCLGRRHGFTDDFGHVEMLVSKAAQVEVWPLVEQWLKDPITPLFGVPAQALAAV, from the coding sequence ATGCAAAGCAGCAGCAATCTGTTTCCTGTCGCCCTGATCAGCGCTGAGCGTCGTGGCGACCTGAGTGAAGATGTGTATCGCCTCAAACCCGGCAATAGCCCCGACGGCACCGTCGAGTTGGCCGTGACCCGTCTGGGCCTGGCCGATGTCCCGGAAAACCGGGGCACCCCGGTAATTTTGTTGCACGGCAGTTTTTCCAATCGACGCTTCTGGTATTCGCCCAAAGGCATAGGCCTGGGCGCCTATCTGGCGCGGCGAGGCTTTGACGTGTGGATTCCGGAAATGCGCGGCCATGGTTTGTCTAAGCGCAATCAGGCCTATGCGTGCAACCGGGTGGCAGATTATGCGCGGTACGACTTGCCAGCCATCGGTGCGTTCGTGCGTGAGCAAAGCGCGCAGATCCCGCACTGGATCGGACACTCCCTGGGCGGCACGACCCTGGCGGCGGCGCTGGGGGGCCAGTATTTAGGCGCCCCGGCGGTGGCTTCGGTCGCGTTATTTGGCTGTCAGGTCAGTCGCAACTACTGGCCGTTGAAAATTCCCCCGGTGGAGTGGGGCGGGCGCTTTATTCTCAAGCGAATGGCCGAGGTGTCCGGTGCGCGTTTCAAACGCGGGCCTGAAGATGAGCCGGTGGGGGTATTGATTGAAACCATGCGCTGGCACGGGTTGTTCGGGCGTTTCGGCGATGCCGAGCGTGATTGGTGGAAGGGCTTGGCGGACGTCGACGTGCCGTTGTTGGCGGTGAGTGCGGCGGGTGACCATCAAGACCCGGACTGGGCCTGCCGCAAGTTGTTCGAGCAGGTCGGCACTGAGCATCGCCAGTACCTGTGCCTGGGGCGCAGGCACGGATTTACCGATGATTTCGGGCATGTCGAGATGCTGGTGAGCAAGGCTGCCCAGGTCGAGGTCTGGCCTTTGGTGGAACAGTGGTTGAAAGACCCCATCACACCGTTGTTCGGTGTGCCGGCGCAGGCCCTCGCGGCGGTTTGA
- the rraA gene encoding ribonuclease E activity regulator RraA has translation MNHYVTPDLCDAYPELVQVVEPMFSNFGGRDSFGGEIVTIKCFEDNSLVKEQADQPGAGKVLVVDGGGSLRRALLGDMIAEKAAKNGWEGMVIYGCIRDVDVIAQTDLGVQALASHPMKTDKRGIGDLNVVVTFAGVTFRPGEYIYADNNGVIVSPSPLKMPE, from the coding sequence ATGAACCATTACGTGACCCCCGACCTGTGCGACGCCTACCCCGAATTGGTGCAGGTGGTCGAGCCTATGTTCAGCAATTTCGGCGGCCGAGATTCCTTTGGTGGCGAGATTGTCACCATCAAGTGCTTCGAAGATAACTCGCTGGTCAAGGAACAGGCCGACCAGCCGGGCGCCGGCAAGGTGCTGGTGGTCGACGGTGGTGGTTCGCTGCGCCGCGCGCTGCTTGGTGACATGATTGCCGAGAAAGCCGCGAAAAATGGCTGGGAAGGGATGGTGATCTACGGTTGCATCCGCGATGTCGACGTCATCGCCCAGACCGATCTTGGCGTGCAGGCTTTGGCCAGTCACCCGATGAAAACGGACAAGCGCGGCATTGGCGATCTGAATGTCGTGGTCACCTTTGCCGGCGTGACCTTCCGCCCGGGCGAATACATCTATGCCGACAATAACGGCGTGATCGTGTCGCCCAGCCCGCTGAAAATGCCTGAATAA
- a CDS encoding zinc transporter ZntB: protein MFEEENAQWGLVHALVLDGKGGARSIARTELDDLQLQPQESLWLHWDRSHPQTQTWLRKSSGLSEFACDLLLEENTRPRLLPLPDSQLLLFLRGVNLNPGAEPEDMVSVRIFAAANRVISLRLRPLRATDELLVQLSDGKGPRTASELILYMAQYLTNKVQDLVTDLSEIVDTEEEKLDTDERYTPEHGSILQIRRRAAGLKRFLAPQRDIFAQLTRIKLPWFCDDDADYWNELNNSLTRYLEELELTRERVGLVLEAEDRRLSVRMNRTMYRFGIITGIFLPMSFLTGLLGINVGGIPFSASPYGFMIACLLMVTVALGQWWLFRRLRWV, encoded by the coding sequence ATGTTCGAGGAAGAAAACGCGCAATGGGGGCTGGTGCATGCCCTGGTGCTGGACGGTAAAGGCGGTGCGCGTTCGATTGCCCGGACTGAGCTTGATGACCTGCAACTGCAGCCTCAGGAAAGCCTGTGGCTGCATTGGGATCGCAGTCATCCGCAAACCCAGACCTGGTTGCGTAAATCCAGTGGCTTGAGTGAATTCGCCTGTGACCTGCTGCTGGAAGAGAACACCCGGCCGCGCTTGTTGCCGCTGCCGGATTCGCAGTTGCTGCTGTTTCTGCGTGGGGTCAACCTCAACCCGGGCGCCGAGCCGGAGGACATGGTTTCGGTGCGTATTTTCGCCGCCGCCAACCGCGTGATTTCCCTGCGTCTGCGCCCGCTGCGCGCTACCGATGAGCTGCTGGTGCAGTTGTCGGATGGCAAGGGGCCGCGCACTGCGTCCGAACTCATACTTTATATGGCGCAGTACCTGACCAATAAAGTGCAGGACCTGGTCACGGATTTGTCTGAAATCGTCGATACCGAAGAAGAAAAACTCGATACCGACGAACGGTATACTCCGGAGCACGGCAGCATTTTGCAGATCCGTCGGCGCGCAGCCGGGCTCAAGCGTTTTCTCGCCCCGCAGCGAGATATTTTTGCCCAGCTCACGCGGATTAAATTGCCCTGGTTTTGTGACGACGATGCCGACTACTGGAACGAATTGAACAACAGCCTGACCCGCTACCTGGAAGAGCTCGAATTGACCCGGGAGCGCGTGGGGCTTGTGCTGGAGGCCGAAGACCGGCGCTTGAGCGTGCGCATGAACCGCACCATGTACCGCTTCGGGATCATCACCGGGATCTTCCTGCCGATGAGTTTCCTGACCGGCCTGCTGGGCATAAATGTTGGGGGTATCCCGTTCTCGGCCAGCCCCTACGGATTCATGATTGCGTGCCTGCTGATGGTCACTGTGGCACTCGGGCAATGGTGGCTGTTTCGACGATTGCGCTGGGTTTGA
- a CDS encoding mechanosensitive ion channel family protein has translation MELDLWTQSLVTAMTALWTKVANFIPNLFGALVLVLLGFVVAKLLDTLLSKLLAKLGLDRLMAGTGLTKLLGRAGLQVPISTLVGKIVYWFVLLIFLVSAAQSLGLERVSATLDMLALYLPKVFGGALVLLVGVLLAQLANGLVRGAAEGVGLDYAAGLGRIAQGLVIIISISVAISQLEVKTDLLNHVIVIVLITVGLAVALAMGLGSREIAGQILAGIYVRELYQVGQQVRVGEVEGQIEEIGTVKTTVLTDDGDLVSLSNRILLEQQVSSR, from the coding sequence ATGGAACTTGATCTCTGGACTCAGAGCCTGGTTACTGCGATGACCGCATTGTGGACCAAGGTGGCGAATTTCATTCCCAACCTGTTTGGGGCGCTGGTCCTGGTACTGCTGGGCTTTGTGGTGGCCAAGCTGCTGGACACCCTGTTGTCCAAACTGCTGGCAAAGCTGGGCCTGGACCGTTTGATGGCCGGCACCGGCCTGACCAAGCTGCTGGGGCGCGCCGGGCTGCAAGTGCCGATTTCTACGCTGGTGGGCAAGATCGTCTACTGGTTCGTTCTGTTGATTTTTCTGGTTTCTGCGGCCCAGTCCCTTGGACTTGAGCGAGTTTCAGCTACGCTCGACATGCTTGCGCTGTATTTGCCGAAGGTTTTCGGCGGCGCGCTGGTGTTGCTGGTAGGCGTATTGCTGGCGCAACTGGCCAATGGGCTGGTGCGCGGCGCCGCCGAAGGCGTGGGGTTGGACTATGCCGCCGGCCTCGGGCGAATTGCTCAGGGGCTGGTGATCATCATCAGTATTTCGGTCGCGATCAGCCAGTTGGAGGTCAAAACCGACCTGCTTAACCACGTGATTGTGATTGTTTTGATTACCGTTGGTCTGGCCGTTGCGCTGGCCATGGGGTTAGGAAGCCGGGAAATTGCCGGCCAGATTCTTGCGGGAATCTACGTGCGCGAGTTGTACCAGGTAGGGCAACAGGTGCGTGTGGGCGAGGTCGAAGGGCAAATCGAGGAGATCGGTACCGTCAAGACGACAGTGCTGACCGACGACGGTGACCTGGTGTCGTTGTCGAACCGGATTCTTCTCGAGCAGCAGGTCAGTAGCCGCTAA
- the sigX gene encoding RNA polymerase sigma factor SigX: MNKAQTLSTRYDPRELSDEELVARSHTELFHVTRAYEELMRRYQRTLFNVCSRYLGNDRDADDVCQEVMLKVLYGLKNFEGKSKFKTWLYSITYNECITQYRKERRKRRLMDALSLDPLEEASEEKAPAPEEKGGLDRWLVHVNPIDREILVLRFVAELEFQEIADIMHMGLSATKMRYKRALDKLREKFAGETET; the protein is encoded by the coding sequence TTGAATAAAGCCCAAACGCTGTCTACGCGCTATGACCCCCGTGAGCTCTCTGATGAGGAGCTGGTCGCGCGCTCGCATACGGAGCTGTTTCACGTAACACGCGCGTACGAAGAATTAATGCGCAGATATCAACGCACTCTGTTCAACGTTTGTTCAAGGTATTTGGGGAACGATAGAGATGCGGACGATGTCTGTCAGGAAGTGATGCTCAAGGTGCTTTACGGCCTCAAGAACTTCGAGGGCAAATCGAAGTTCAAGACCTGGCTGTACAGCATCACGTACAACGAGTGCATCACGCAGTATCGGAAGGAACGGCGAAAGCGTCGCTTGATGGACGCTTTGAGTCTGGACCCCCTTGAGGAGGCGTCTGAAGAAAAGGCGCCGGCACCCGAGGAGAAGGGCGGACTCGATCGCTGGCTGGTGCATGTGAACCCGATTGACCGGGAAATTCTGGTGCTACGATTTGTCGCAGAGCTGGAGTTCCAGGAAATCGCCGACATCATGCACATGGGTTTGAGTGCTACAAAAATGCGTTACAAGCGTGCTCTTGATAAATTACGTGAGAAATTTGCGGGCGAGACTGAAACTTAG
- a CDS encoding OmpA family protein, producing MKLKNTLGLAIGSLIAATSFGVLAQGQGAVEGELFYKKQYNDSVKHIEDGFNPGARIGYFLTDDLSLNLSYDKTNHTRSNDGTGSQKIKGDTGSLVAQYHFGQAGVDSLRPYVEGGFGHQSRTNVQADGHSGRDQTTFATVGTGVKYYFTNNLYARAGVEADYGLDNGKWDYSALVGLGVNFGGNAGAAAPAPTPAPAPEPTPEPEAPVAQVVRVELDVKFDFDKAVVKPNSYGDVKNLADFMAQYPSTNVEVAGHTDSVGPDAYNQKLSQRRADAVKQVLVKDGVAPSRVTAVGYGESRPVADNATEAGRAVNRRVEASVEATAQ from the coding sequence ATGAAACTGAAAAACACCTTGGGCTTGGCCATTGGTTCTCTTATTGCCGCTACTTCTTTCGGCGTTCTGGCACAAGGCCAAGGCGCAGTTGAAGGCGAGCTGTTCTACAAGAAGCAGTACAACGATAGCGTCAAGCACATCGAAGACGGCTTCAATCCTGGCGCTCGCATCGGTTACTTCCTGACCGACGACCTGTCCTTGAACCTGTCCTACGACAAGACCAACCACACCCGTTCGAACGACGGTACTGGTAGCCAGAAAATCAAAGGCGATACCGGCAGCCTGGTTGCCCAGTATCACTTCGGTCAAGCTGGCGTCGACTCCCTGCGTCCATACGTAGAAGGCGGTTTCGGTCACCAGAGCCGTACCAACGTACAGGCTGACGGTCACAGCGGTCGCGATCAGACCACTTTCGCCACTGTCGGTACCGGCGTTAAGTACTACTTCACCAACAACCTGTACGCTCGTGCCGGTGTTGAAGCTGACTACGGTCTGGACAACGGCAAGTGGGACTACTCCGCACTGGTCGGCCTGGGCGTAAACTTCGGCGGTAACGCTGGCGCAGCTGCTCCAGCTCCTACCCCAGCACCAGCTCCAGAGCCAACTCCAGAGCCAGAAGCTCCAGTTGCTCAGGTTGTTCGTGTTGAGCTGGACGTGAAGTTCGACTTCGACAAGGCCGTTGTTAAGCCTAACAGCTACGGCGACGTGAAAAACCTGGCCGACTTCATGGCTCAGTACCCATCTACTAACGTAGAAGTAGCTGGTCACACTGACTCCGTAGGTCCAGACGCTTACAACCAGAAGCTGTCCCAGCGTCGTGCTGACGCTGTTAAGCAAGTCCTGGTTAAAGACGGCGTGGCTCCTAGCCGTGTAACTGCTGTAGGTTACGGCGAATCCCGCCCAGTTGCTGACAACGCAACTGAAGCTGGTCGTGCTGTTAACCGTCGCGTAGAAGCGTCGGTTGAAGCTACCGCTCAGTAA
- the cobA gene encoding uroporphyrinogen-III C-methyltransferase: MNAKVWLVGAGPGDPELLTLKAVRALHAADVVLIDDLVNPAVLEHCAMARVITVGKRGGCRSTPQDFIHRLMLRYARQGKCVVRLKGGDPCIFGRGGEEALWLRERGVEVELVNGITAGLAGATNCSIALTLRGVSRGVTLVTAHTQDDSRLNWRALAEGGTTLVVYMGVAKLEEIRQQLLDGGMAADMPVAMIENASLPQQRECRSTLSHLYEDAQAFALKSPAILVIGRVAAGDQAASVATVASA, translated from the coding sequence ATGAACGCAAAAGTCTGGCTGGTGGGCGCAGGCCCCGGTGATCCGGAGCTGTTGACCCTCAAGGCGGTCCGAGCCCTGCATGCCGCCGATGTGGTGTTGATCGATGACCTGGTCAACCCGGCAGTGCTGGAACATTGCGCCATGGCGCGCGTCATCACAGTGGGCAAACGCGGCGGCTGCCGCTCCACGCCACAGGATTTTATCCATCGTCTCATGTTGCGCTATGCGCGCCAGGGCAAATGCGTGGTGCGCCTCAAGGGCGGTGATCCGTGCATTTTCGGGCGGGGCGGCGAAGAGGCGCTATGGTTGCGCGAGCGAGGCGTTGAGGTGGAGTTGGTCAACGGGATTACCGCGGGCCTGGCAGGCGCGACGAATTGCTCGATTGCGCTGACGCTGCGCGGTGTAAGCCGTGGCGTAACGCTGGTCACTGCGCACACCCAGGACGACAGTCGTCTGAACTGGCGGGCACTGGCCGAAGGCGGCACCACCCTGGTCGTGTACATGGGCGTGGCCAAACTGGAAGAGATCCGCCAGCAACTGCTCGACGGCGGGATGGCAGCCGACATGCCGGTGGCGATGATCGAAAATGCCTCGCTGCCCCAACAGCGCGAGTGTCGCAGCACGTTGTCACACCTGTACGAGGATGCCCAGGCATTCGCGCTGAAAAGCCCAGCGATCCTGGTAATCGGCCGCGTTGCCGCCGGCGACCAGGCCGCGTCTGTCGCGACCGTCGCCAGTGCCTGA
- a CDS encoding bifunctional protein-serine/threonine kinase/phosphatase, with protein sequence MSLRLSVAQASAIGPRMENQDALRVVTPAAELAASKGYLCAMADGVSQCADGGLAARSTLQALAIDYYATPQTWSVAQSLERLLLAQNRWLQANGGGQPLLTTLSALVFRGQRFTLAHVGDCRAYRWLDGVLQRISEDHVWEQPGMQHVLKRALGLDQHLVVDFLDGQLREGECFLLLSDGVWATLGDHSIQAILREQADLDLAVTTLVNAAHLGGSQDNASAVLVRVDALGAATLGDALVQLQQWPLPPLLKIGQHFEGWQVDAVLAQSRQSLLYRVRDTQQQPWLLKTLPLNREDDSDAAQALLAEEWFLRRVAGRAFPQVHAAGSRQHLYYVMREYPGRTLAALFQQQGPLPLAQWQSIAERLLRAVGLLHRRQILHRDIKPENLLLGDDGELRVLDFGLAYCPGLSEDHAHALPGTPSFIAPEAFNGESPTAQQDLYGVGVTLYYLLTGHYPYGEIEAFQRPRFTQPISASRYRPDLPEWLALSLERAVAAQPAQRYETAEEWLLALEQADRRELSIRPRPLLEREPLKVWRSVALLSVLVNLVLLYALFHS encoded by the coding sequence ATGAGCCTGCGACTGAGCGTCGCCCAAGCCAGCGCCATCGGTCCACGCATGGAAAACCAGGATGCGCTGCGGGTGGTCACGCCCGCGGCGGAACTGGCGGCCAGCAAAGGCTACCTGTGCGCGATGGCCGACGGCGTCAGCCAATGCGCCGATGGCGGATTGGCCGCGCGCTCGACCCTGCAGGCCCTGGCGATTGACTACTACGCCACGCCGCAAACCTGGAGCGTGGCCCAGTCGCTGGAGCGGCTGCTGCTGGCGCAGAATCGCTGGTTGCAGGCTAACGGCGGTGGCCAGCCGCTGCTGACCACCCTCAGCGCCCTGGTGTTTCGCGGTCAACGCTTCACCCTGGCGCATGTCGGCGACTGTCGGGCTTATCGCTGGCTGGATGGCGTGTTGCAGCGCATCAGCGAAGATCACGTATGGGAACAGCCAGGCATGCAACACGTGCTCAAGCGTGCGCTGGGCCTGGACCAGCACCTGGTGGTGGATTTTCTCGATGGCCAGTTGCGCGAGGGTGAATGTTTTCTGCTGCTCAGCGACGGCGTATGGGCAACGCTGGGCGATCACAGTATCCAGGCGATCCTGCGTGAACAGGCCGACCTGGACCTGGCGGTGACCACCCTGGTCAACGCGGCCCATCTGGGCGGCAGCCAGGACAACGCCAGCGCTGTGCTGGTCCGCGTGGATGCACTCGGTGCGGCCACCCTGGGCGACGCACTGGTGCAGTTGCAGCAATGGCCGCTGCCGCCGCTATTAAAAATCGGCCAACACTTTGAAGGCTGGCAGGTGGATGCCGTACTGGCGCAAAGCCGACAATCCTTGCTCTACCGGGTACGCGATACCCAGCAGCAACCGTGGCTGCTGAAAACCCTGCCCTTGAACCGCGAGGACGACAGCGACGCCGCCCAGGCGTTGCTGGCCGAGGAGTGGTTTCTGCGCCGGGTGGCCGGGCGCGCGTTCCCGCAGGTGCATGCCGCTGGTAGTCGGCAGCATCTGTATTACGTCATGCGCGAATATCCCGGGCGAACCCTTGCGGCCCTGTTCCAGCAGCAAGGGCCCCTGCCTCTGGCGCAATGGCAATCGATTGCCGAGCGCTTGCTGCGGGCGGTGGGCCTGCTGCACCGCAGGCAGATCCTGCACCGCGATATCAAGCCGGAGAACCTGTTGCTGGGGGACGACGGTGAGTTGCGCGTGCTGGATTTCGGCCTGGCCTACTGCCCGGGCCTGTCGGAGGACCATGCTCATGCGTTGCCGGGTACACCGAGCTTTATCGCACCCGAGGCTTTCAACGGCGAGAGTCCTACCGCCCAGCAAGATTTATACGGCGTTGGCGTCACCTTGTACTACCTGCTGACCGGGCACTATCCCTACGGCGAAATCGAAGCTTTCCAGCGCCCCAGATTCACTCAGCCCATCAGCGCCAGCCGCTATCGTCCTGACCTGCCGGAGTGGCTGGCGTTGAGCCTGGAACGGGCCGTGGCCGCGCAGCCGGCGCAACGCTATGAAACCGCCGAAGAATGGCTGCTGGCATTAGAGCAGGCTGACCGGCGGGAGTTGAGTATTCGTCCCAGACCTTTGCTGGAGCGCGAACCGCTGAAGGTATGGCGTAGCGTGGCGCTGCTATCGGTGCTGGTTAATCTGGTGCTTCTGTATGCACTCTTTCACAGCTGA